Sequence from the Rhizophagus irregularis chromosome 5, complete sequence genome:
TGAAAATGTATCCTTTTATAATTGGGTAAAAGATAAAtggaaatgataaattttatcaatattctaatcttatattattcaatttatcaAACAATTTATGATCGATCACAACTACATTTGTATTCGAAATCGATTAtctaatatatgtaatttattatcaagttgcgaaaatttattgttgccgaaaaaagaaaatatatcgAATTCTTCAGTTACATAAATAAAGACATATGCGATTGTCGTTTGTTTGTTAATTGagaatattcattatattcgACATGTAATGCTGGCccaattgattaatttaatgattgaaaaaaaaaatctttttttttttcattctccGTTTAtcgttattttaaattaatttttatattatgtaattaaatgaaaatatttatcactctcataatattcatatttcttataaaacCCTACCTCGaaagtttttaatttcaacGTTTCTATTTGACAAAACATttcaaaattcaatattatcaaattccaaacatatttatctaaattaaatctttcatttttagaaatattttttcatacattgatttttttttcgtttataaaTATGAGATCATTCCTCATTATTACTCtcttttttactattaaagtAATTGAAAGTTTTTCATTATCTGGAAAGAATGATCTTACTTATCATGCAAATTATAACAATGAGCATCATTCATGGAATCAAGCtaatataaacttaaaaagTCGTCACCATTCTCTAGAATCTCGTAAAGAAACAACCGGTTGCATCGCAACCACTACCGTCTACATCACAACTACCGACACTGGAACATACTTAACCACCACCGAAATCCCCTACACCACCACCAAAACCAAAACCAAAACCAAAATCAACACTGGCACCTACTTAACCACCACCGAAATCCCATACATCACCACCAAAACCAAAACCAAAATCAAAACCAAAACCAAAACCAACACTGGCACCTACTTAACCACCATCGAAATCCCCTACACCACCACCAAAACCAACACTGGCATCTACTGCTACACCGGCTTGCCTGGTACTTGACCATCACCAATACCATTTAAATCACCACCACTACCACCACCATCTACACCATCTACATCACCATCACCTACACTATACCATCAACACCACTATAAAAAAGTATTGCCTTCTCGATTAGCAGTGAGGTAGGTGGTAGAGGTGGTGGTCGTGTGGCTAgtgtaaattatgtaattagtACATTTTCTTTCactacatttatatatatatatatatttacattgtTACATATTAGACTGTATAATTTTAAcgttttagattttatatatgtgtatcttagatttaataaaataaattttcattttattctaCGTATAAATGCAATAAACGTCAAATTTGAATAAGTCCTTTCTAATTCGGTAACTTGGAAGATTTTaacaatactttattataaaattatgaaaaaaattgcagcaaatgatatatatatgatcGATACCGATTTTATACCGACTGATGACTACATACCGATTTACACCGATTGTACCGATTATACGCATACCGATTCATACCGATTTCCGCTGTATCTATTTATTAAACGTATGACCTAAATTGTCTGCACAAGGTATTTAACGTGAATTACCGtttctataattatttacatttcaaattttgagaaattctcttttcactgtgtatatcttataaaaaaaagaaagcattCACGTTTTAACTACTGGATAACAAAGTGTTACTCTTGtatacatcaggaaattttttcagATGATATAGCGATATATATCACTTTATCGATTTTTATCgccataaaaataataaaataccgATAATTAACGAAATAtgataattaacaataattatctACCGATAAATTGCATCATCCGCAGATATTGATAACTATATCTTTCgtagaaaaaattgaattcttaaatcctttaataaaaaacaaaagcaAATATCCAATTTGGAAGAATAAAAATGGCCAGTAGATTTCACGAAGAAATGCTGACTCAGAATTAAATAAGATTGAATATAAAACAtagcattaataaaaaattattactttaataatattttattttatttgaaaaaaactcATTAGGAGAGATAATACAGTAATTTAAAAAGGCATATCGTATGTTAGTGAtcgaaaaatataaaaagctCAGTGTTATTagatgaaatagaaaaaaaatatattatattgttgaACTAACATTTTACTCTATTTTCAAAAACTAAGCTACTTTGAGAAGGTATTGTAATTGGcccaatatatatttttttttcaatttttccaCTTTTTGTTGAAATTTTGTATTTCATAATAAGCTTATGTAACAACAATTTCGTTTCAGTAATTGCAAAAAATCGACTGATAAAAAAGAGAGAAagattgtattaattataggcaaaatttagataaaatatttgttcataaaataatttacccaGGACATGCATGTCTGCCACCACCGAAAACAATATAAGAACGATCAACTTTTGTCGCAGGAGATTTTGCATTTACAAATCGAAATGGTTTAAATTCTTCAGCATCATCACCATAACATTCTTTTGCCTTTAACATATCATCGGCACACATAAGTACCTTACGTCCTGTACACAAAAAAGattagatgataataatacgcttttaattttataaaaaaattttattattttaccttTTAGAATTGTATAACCATTGGAGAAAGTGTAACTTTTCGATATCATGTAATGAGGCAAAGCAactgaataaaaattaaatatagtatttcaacaattatgatataatatgtATGAAGAGTTAAAGTATGCTTGCTTACGTATGTTATCACTGTGTCttaatgattctttaataaagctatctaatttttccattttttgaatttcgaGGATAGTTATTGTTCCATTacattctttattaattgttaatgcTTCTTCGTATAACTCATTTAATACTTCTGGTCTTCCTGccaaatctaaaataatataaattattaaaaaactttacatACTTACATAAATATcatcttaaaaattatatggttACCATATAATGCGTCAACAACTGTTCTGCTAGTTGTGTTTATTGAGGCAAAAACCAAAACAAGTAGATTTTCAATATGATAAGACAAATTTTCGGGGATTGTATAATCAAAATTCGGTTGATTCATATAATATTCCAACAAATCATTCTAATATAGACATCATGGAATcaaattagtataaaaataaaataaaatcattaaactACAATATTACTTACATAAGGTTTATAATTGTTACCAAGTATTGTTTTTTCCTTTAAACGTTTTTCGATTACTGGTCTTAACCGATTCATTGCGACTTCTCGATGACGCGACACTGGATTCCATCCAAATTTCATAGGTAAACTAATAGATGAAAATTAGTATTAGTTAAAGAAAAACCTTATCtttataatgtataaatttcGGAAATGACGGCAAAAGTAACATCTCACGTGATTACGATTTCGTGTAGTTTCGGGTGAATGAAAGATAAAATTGGTGGAATCATTAATAATGAACCCACATCAAAAGCAAAGCTTCCAAATGACTTTATTAAATCTTCATGAATTGCAGCTTCCTAATATATGTTAAtgttttattgttaataacctttaaagaataatttcacataatttataaataaatctcaTATAATTACTGACTTCCCCGGCAAATATGTTCGTAATTGATAAAGCAACGATATTATTTAACGTAATCCAAGTGTTATCAACTATCTTGGGatctaatatttaataaatataagaacaAGTGGTGATTAAGTAGACAAATGTAATAGGTGACATACCATTACAATCTCCAATCCACTTATCCATTCCCTTCATGAGATACTTTTGTACGATGTTTGTATTTAATGCGAGTTTACCAGAAAC
This genomic interval carries:
- a CDS encoding uncharacterized protein (SECRETED:cutsite_IES-FS; SECRETED:prob_0.7453); SECRETED:SignalP(1-18) codes for the protein MRSFLIITLFFTIKVIESFSLSGKNDLTYHANYNNEHHSWNQANINLKSRHHSLESRKETTGCIATTTVYITTTDTGTYLTTTEIPYTTTKTKTKTKINTGTYLTTTEIPYITTKTKTKIKTKTKTNTGTYLTTIEIPYTTTKTNTGIYCYTGLPGT